AGCTTGTCGGCAATTTTATACTTTATTCTCATTCCAAAGGAAAGATTGCCGGTAATATCGAAATCATGCCCCATGTCATAGGCACCTGTTTCAGGATCATACCGCTGCATGAAAAACCGCTTCACCGACGGTAAGTGCCCAGTCAAAGAGTTTTCTCTTCAGGCCGTCTCTTTCCATGTCATGCTGCAGTTGCTGTCCCCGTTATAGAGTGCCGGATTAAATTGCTGAAAATCCTTGTCCGCATATTTCTCAGAATTTTCAAGAAATTTCCGGGTGACTGTCGGCAAATTGCTTGTTTCCCACTCCCAATGGGTGCCGCAGACATGGGAGGAGTTGACACTGCCGTAAATGTCTATTTCCAAGGCCGTGTCCATGGAGATCACGCCCAGGCGGCGGATAATGCCGGGGTGGTTGGAAATCTCCTGGGGCCGAAGCACGATACGGCTTTCAAAAAAATCCATGTTGTCAGTGATTCGGTGTTTGACCAGCACCTGAAAGGCATCCGAAATCTTGTGGCGGATGTGTTATTGGACATGGGCAAAACCGGTGAGCCTGTTCCCGAACCAATTGCAATCAAACACTTCAGCGGAAAATTCATGGTCCGGGTACCTCCGGAGATCCATAGAAAATTGGCCATACAAGCTGCTGAATCCGGCATCAGTCTCAATCGTATTGCCAGCTCAAGTTGAGCCAATAAACAGCGTGTTACCCTATGAAATATCCGGGTATCACTTCCTGAAACTGGTTGGAAAATGCATTCCCGTTCCCCAAAGAAGCTTTCCGGTTTAATGCAGTCCATTCTGATCTGTCCCCGTCCTTCCGTCTGTCTTTTCCACTTCTTTTCTCTTTGCCTGTATATCCAGGGTCAAAATTTAATACTCTTCGATCCACTGGACACCGTTTTATAAATTTTTTTCGCATCATGGAAATCCCCCCCTTTTTTCAGTTGGGATTTAAGGAAATTTACTCGAACGGAAAGAGCCCTTCCTTTACTATTCGAAAATAAACAATTGGAGAAATACTCTGCCGATGGATAGAAAGATAGCAATTTGAACTAGTAATGGGAACATTCTTATATACAGCAATGCCGTATAAACCATTCAGGGATAAAGCCGGGAGCATGGAAGGATATTCTTTTCTTTTTGCAGATTGATTCATTAGCTCTCTCTCCTTTTTATTAAAATTAGTGACTGGCCAATACTAGAATAATCCACATATTTGTTAAGAACCAAACAATTACGACTTCTGCCTTTTCTCCATGACAAAACCTAAACAAACGAAAATGTTGGAACTCCTTGATATAATCTATTCACAATTCATACCAAGACCCCAAAAAAAATCATATGGGCCA
Above is a window of Desulfotignum balticum DSM 7044 DNA encoding:
- a CDS encoding acetyl-CoA hydrolase/transferase C-terminal domain-containing protein — its product is MLVKHRITDNMDFFESRIVLRPQEISNHPGIIRRLGVISMDTALEIDIYGSVNSSHVCGTHWEWETSNLPTVTRKFLENSEKYADKDFQQFNPALYNGDSNCSMTWKETA
- a CDS encoding type II toxin-antitoxin system HicB family antitoxin, whose product is MGKTGEPVPEPIAIKHFSGKFMVRVPPEIHRKLAIQAAESGISLNRIASSS